The segment GGTCGCTTCCCTGTGGTTCATAGATGATTAATGCATCACAGGGAATCCCTGTGGTTTTTTATTTTATGAAGGAGGATGGTCAAATGAAGCGAACAGGTGAACTGGTATTTGTAAAGATCCTTGATGAGTCTGATGCAGAGGCATTGTTACATCTTGAATTGAACAATCGGGATTTTTTCCAAAAGTATACCCCTTTACGGAATGAAGATTTTTATACGTTGGAGGGTCAACTGGCTCGGATTAAGGAGGAGAACGAGAAACGAAAGCGTGATCTACTTTATTCCTTCGGTATTTTCTTGGTGGAACAGGGAGAGCTAATCGGAACGGTGGCCCTTTCCGAAGTAGAGCGGGGACCGTTGCAAAGTTGTTGGATCGGATATTGCCTGGACAAGCATCACAACGGGAAAGGATATACCACAGAAGCAGTCCGTCTGGTGGTATCTTATGCTTTCAGAGAACTGAAGCTTCACCGGATTGAGGCAGGGGTGATGCCACATAACATCGGGTCCATGAAGGTGTTGGAGAAAGCAGGGTTTCATAAAGAAGGAATTGCCAGGGAAAATGTAAAGATAAACGGGAAGTGGGAAGACCATCAGACTTTGGCCATTATCAATAAGGAGGAAGAGGGAGAAACGGTTCTGAAATAGGGGGCTTTGCCGGCCCCCTATTTCAAGTACCTTCGCATTTAGATAGCAAGGGTACTGTAGAGGAGTAAAAATGAATCGGGCAATCAGGTTCCCTTTGGTTCGCTTTCGACGGTGTGGACGAAGTCCGGATCTGTCTGTTGGTCGTGGAAAAAGGCCTCAGAAACACAGTAAGTAGATGACACCACAAAGACAAGTGTAAACAGCCATGTTTTAGTCAGATTCATCAAGCAAGCTGACCTCCTCTTTTTGAAGTTCAAGCTGTACTGCATATATATTATTGGTAAGTTCATTAAATACCCTCTCGTCTACATTTTC is part of the Kroppenstedtia pulmonis genome and harbors:
- a CDS encoding GNAT family N-acetyltransferase, whose protein sequence is MKRTGELVFVKILDESDAEALLHLELNNRDFFQKYTPLRNEDFYTLEGQLARIKEENEKRKRDLLYSFGIFLVEQGELIGTVALSEVERGPLQSCWIGYCLDKHHNGKGYTTEAVRLVVSYAFRELKLHRIEAGVMPHNIGSMKVLEKAGFHKEGIARENVKINGKWEDHQTLAIINKEEEGETVLK